The Chrysemys picta bellii isolate R12L10 chromosome 5, ASM1138683v2, whole genome shotgun sequence genome includes a window with the following:
- the LOC135984024 gene encoding uncharacterized protein LOC135984024, with translation MQSSPAVMAVQSGNRKRAPAWTDREVLDLIAVWGDESVLSELRSKRRNAKIYEKISKDMAERGYSRDATQCRVKIKELRQGYQKTKEANGRSGSHPQTSRFYEALHSILGAAATTTPPVTVDSEDGILSTAGSSDMLGDGEDEEGDEEGEAVGSSHNADFPDSQDLFITLTEIPYEASPAITPDTESGEGSATPSATVSQPSLESHSQRLARIRRRKKRTREDMFSELMASSQAQAAQQTQWRENLTRMHQANMDREERWRQEDQQATQTLLGLLREQTDTLRRLVDVLQERRQEDRAPLQSISNRPPPPPSPIPTSPKVQRRRGGRVPANSHSTPAESSSSRRLSFPKI, from the exons atgcagagctctccagcagtgatggccgtgcagtctgggaatagaaagagagccccagcatggactgatcgtgaagtcttggatctcatcgctgtgtggggcgatgagtccgtgctttccgagctgcgatccaaaagaaggaatgcaaagatctacgagaagatctctaaagacatggcagagagaggatacagccgggatgcaacgcagtgccgcgtgaaaatcaaggagctgagacaaggctaccagaagaccaaagaggcaaacggacgctccggatcccatccccagacatcccgtttctacgaggcactgcattccatcctcggtgctgccgccaccactaccccaccagtgaccgtggactctgaggatgggatactgtccacggccggttcctcagacatgttaggggacggggaagatgaggaaggagatgaggagggcgaggcagttggcagctctcacaacgctgatttccccgacagccaggatctcttcatcacccttacagagatcccctacgaagcgtccccagccattaccccggacacagaatctggtgaaggatcagcca ccccgtctgcgactgtctcacaacctagcctggaatcacactcccagaggctagcgcggattaggcgtaggaagaagaggacacgggaggacatgttctctgagcttatggcctcttcccaagcccaggcagcacagcagacccagtggcgggagaacttgacccgaatgcaccaagccaacatggatcgggaggagaggtggcggcaggaagaccagcaggcgactcaaacgctgcttggactactgagggagcaaacggacacgctccggcgccttgtggatgttctgcaggaacggaggcaggaggacagagccccgctgcagtccatctctaaccgccctcccccgccaccaagtcccatacccacctcacccaaagtgcaaagaaggagaggcggcagagtccctgctaactctcactccacccctgcagagagctctagtagcagaaggctctcatttcccaaaatttga